In Sandaracinus amylolyticus, the following proteins share a genomic window:
- a CDS encoding putative quinol monooxygenase, whose translation MVTPRETHDTVICTYRPKPEREAEFRRLLERHWPALRELGLVRPSAPLHFRGEEEGRPFYVEIFEWRDADAVEAAHQSPEIMRLWEPMETLCEERDGRPAMSFPHVERLALVR comes from the coding sequence ATGGTGACACCCCGCGAGACGCACGACACCGTGATCTGCACCTATCGGCCGAAGCCGGAAAGAGAGGCCGAGTTCCGCAGGCTCCTCGAGCGCCACTGGCCGGCGCTCCGCGAACTGGGGCTGGTAAGACCGAGTGCTCCGCTCCACTTCCGCGGCGAGGAGGAAGGCCGTCCCTTCTACGTCGAGATCTTCGAGTGGCGCGACGCCGACGCGGTCGAGGCGGCGCACCAGAGCCCGGAGATCATGCGCCTCTGGGAGCCGATGGAAACGCTCTGCGAGGAGCGCGACGGCCGTCCCGCGATGTCGTTTCCCCACGTCGAGCGGCTCGCGCTCGTGCGATGA
- a CDS encoding IS110 family transposase has protein sequence MTEIGALDRVSLLERYPEAWLVHRPRMDKQGHEARLRGSRGREHELERHMRFVGIDIGSEKHVVAIVDEAGKALRKPTPFSEDASGYERLRSMLGEPADAFIAMEATGHYWQNLFAFLHAAGFQVALLNPTRTSRFAAEDLRRAKTDALDALGIARFAQQKRPAATPMPDEATLELRELIRLRDRLVQDLGDRTRQLHRALDLCFPEFTEHVRDVASAKATTLLIASPTAEAFRAADPNALAELKYDGRHVIGVELAQALCAAAKTSVGRHQGTAYELQIRYACEDIATLRARIKKLDDDIGQSLERHEVGKLLTTIDGVGDNTAARMIASIDFDAFKSAAALAAYVGVAPIVSHSGKRQPLRGPACTMGDADLRAKLWMPTLRAVTHNPWLKAFYGRLVAAGKPKKLAIIAAMRKLLGAMISVARTRTPFVPRLAAA, from the coding sequence GTGACTGAGATTGGCGCCCTCGACCGAGTTTCTTTGCTCGAACGGTATCCAGAGGCGTGGCTCGTCCACCGTCCTCGCATGGACAAGCAAGGGCACGAAGCTCGGCTCCGAGGCTCCCGGGGACGCGAACACGAGCTCGAGAGGCACATGAGATTCGTCGGGATCGACATCGGTTCGGAGAAGCACGTCGTCGCGATCGTGGACGAGGCGGGCAAGGCACTGCGGAAGCCGACGCCGTTCTCCGAAGACGCGTCGGGCTACGAGCGACTGCGCTCGATGCTCGGTGAGCCCGCCGACGCGTTCATCGCGATGGAGGCGACGGGGCACTATTGGCAGAACCTCTTCGCGTTCCTGCATGCAGCAGGGTTTCAGGTCGCGCTGTTGAACCCGACGCGCACGTCGCGGTTTGCAGCCGAGGATCTGCGGCGCGCGAAGACCGACGCGCTCGACGCTCTGGGCATCGCACGCTTCGCGCAGCAGAAGAGACCTGCGGCGACCCCGATGCCCGATGAGGCCACGCTCGAGCTGCGTGAGCTGATCCGGCTTCGCGACCGCCTCGTGCAGGACCTCGGCGACCGCACGCGGCAACTGCACCGCGCGCTCGACCTCTGTTTTCCGGAGTTCACCGAGCACGTGCGCGACGTGGCTTCGGCCAAAGCGACCACGCTGCTCATCGCGAGTCCGACCGCCGAGGCCTTCCGTGCTGCCGACCCGAACGCGCTGGCGGAGCTGAAGTACGACGGCCGCCACGTCATCGGTGTCGAGCTCGCGCAAGCGCTCTGCGCGGCTGCGAAGACCTCCGTGGGCCGCCACCAGGGCACGGCGTACGAGCTTCAGATCCGCTACGCGTGCGAGGACATCGCGACGCTCCGAGCGCGGATCAAGAAGCTCGACGACGACATCGGCCAGAGCCTCGAGCGCCACGAGGTCGGCAAGCTGCTGACCACCATCGACGGCGTCGGCGACAACACCGCGGCGCGGATGATCGCCTCGATCGACTTCGACGCGTTCAAGAGCGCGGCCGCGCTCGCGGCGTACGTCGGCGTCGCCCCGATCGTGAGCCACTCAGGCAAGCGCCAGCCACTGCGAGGCCCCGCCTGCACGATGGGCGACGCCGACCTGCGCGCGAAGCTCTGGATGCCGACGCTGCGAGCGGTGACCCACAACCCGTGGCTCAAGGCGTTCTACGGGCGCCTGGTCGCGGCCGGAAAGCCGAAGAAGCTCGCGATCATCGCTGCGATGCGCAAGCTCCTCGGCGCGATGATCAGCGTCGCGCGCACCCGCACGCCCTTCGTGCCGAGGCTCGCGGCGGCCTGA
- a CDS encoding Mu transposase domain-containing protein translates to MVPIASGKRPYVRFDTNDYSIPHELVGQPLTLVASDLEVRVLDGCARSRVIRAATTASRPSSIASTSTSSPPRSAPRASCAAAISCVEAARRPTHCSARSCRRASVRATRRGSFAARAPPAPDRLGRRT, encoded by the coding sequence GTGGTCCCCATCGCGAGCGGCAAGCGCCCGTACGTCCGCTTCGACACGAACGACTACTCCATCCCGCACGAGCTCGTGGGCCAGCCCCTCACGCTCGTCGCCTCGGACCTCGAGGTGCGTGTGCTCGATGGCTGCGCGAGGTCGCGCGTCATCCGTGCAGCTACGACCGCAAGCAGACCATCGAGCATCGCGAGCACCTCGACGAGCTCGCCACCCAGAAGCGCGCCGCGCGCGAGCTGCGCGGCCGCGATCTCGTGCGTCGAAGCTGCCCGTCGACCGACTCACTGCTCGGCGAGATCGTGCCGCCGCGCATCCGTCCGAGCGACACGACGCGGATCGTTCGCAGCACGAGCACCGCCAGCGCCGGATCGCCTCGGCCGACGCACGTGA
- a CDS encoding MopE-related protein, with the protein MSSSQPRGARSRVDSSFVVAALLAITFLLTSCSPSRTALRLVIDSTTLAVPEDVDFLEIEVVGLEGGNQVRRDVQLTRLPQTLDIRAGEVENGAVRVTITALRDGAFVVRRVVRARFMPGAVQQVPVVLFSVCRGIECDVGIDCMDGVCQTPLREECVEDSDCDDGVACTHDWCDDTDDRCSHEADSSVCVAGAECHPIDGCRARECASDDECVDDHPCDGAERCVGSACVIGERTSCRDGDPCTTDRCLNSLGGGCVYSTRDRDDDDHADASCEPLDELLHAGDDCDDTNPNVHPDSLETCNGIDDDCDDGIDNHAGSECVDGSSRSCATMCDPIESTSGMQDCVGCRWAECVPPLETCNDADDDCDSRFDEGDGRTCRAGTTGTCRTDCDTEGTQACSTERCVWEPTCTPPNEVCNGSDEDCDDSADEGVGDGCVQNTSTQSCTTLCNSTGTWTCGRDCRWPTSAADCVVPDETCNGFDDDCDDAADEGCPSCIGCTGAFPVSNGGDISHWGGRYGRPVQGTSAHRPRSCGKTGAGDGPEAVLTLTLDETSDVFITTHQAIAMGIDTVVYVRECACGGTEIACNDDAGGFPTSALTLTNRPRGTYHIFVDTPAGTNATIPIDVYVSAPSAASDGCGNPTYVPLGASVSGTTVGFTHDYDVVNVGLDNEPHLCPYPQLGNGADRVFYVVVPEARVLTASECNTQTLYDSMLYVRSVCESDLGTSQLACGDDSCEPGSSGCAWYRPRASVMVQPGVYYVFVDTGQISTCQSGAFRLDIAP; encoded by the coding sequence ATGTCGAGTAGTCAACCTCGGGGCGCGCGTTCCCGTGTCGACAGTTCGTTCGTCGTCGCTGCGCTTCTCGCGATCACGTTCCTCCTCACCTCATGCTCGCCCTCGCGTACGGCGCTCCGGCTCGTCATCGACTCCACGACGCTCGCGGTACCCGAGGACGTCGACTTCCTCGAGATCGAAGTGGTCGGGCTGGAAGGGGGGAACCAGGTCCGCCGGGACGTGCAGCTGACGCGCTTGCCGCAGACGTTGGACATCCGCGCGGGCGAGGTCGAGAACGGAGCGGTGCGGGTCACCATCACCGCCCTACGCGACGGCGCATTCGTCGTGCGCCGAGTGGTACGCGCGCGCTTCATGCCTGGCGCGGTGCAGCAGGTTCCGGTGGTGCTGTTCTCGGTGTGTCGCGGGATCGAGTGCGACGTCGGGATCGACTGCATGGACGGCGTGTGCCAGACGCCGCTCCGCGAGGAGTGCGTCGAAGATAGCGACTGCGACGACGGGGTCGCATGCACTCACGACTGGTGCGACGACACTGACGACCGGTGCAGTCACGAGGCCGATTCCTCGGTCTGCGTCGCAGGCGCGGAGTGTCATCCGATCGACGGGTGTCGGGCTCGCGAATGCGCGTCCGACGACGAGTGCGTCGACGACCACCCTTGCGACGGCGCGGAGCGATGTGTCGGCTCGGCATGCGTCATCGGCGAGCGCACGTCGTGCCGCGACGGCGACCCGTGCACTACCGATCGTTGCCTGAACAGCCTTGGCGGCGGCTGCGTGTACAGCACACGAGACCGCGACGACGACGACCACGCAGACGCGTCGTGTGAGCCCCTGGACGAGCTCCTGCACGCGGGCGACGACTGCGACGACACCAACCCGAACGTACACCCCGACTCGCTCGAGACGTGCAATGGCATCGACGACGACTGCGACGACGGGATCGACAACCACGCCGGGTCGGAGTGCGTCGATGGGAGCAGCCGATCGTGCGCGACGATGTGCGACCCGATCGAGTCCACCAGCGGAATGCAGGACTGCGTCGGATGCCGATGGGCCGAGTGCGTCCCTCCACTCGAGACGTGCAACGACGCCGACGACGACTGCGACTCGAGGTTCGACGAGGGGGATGGACGCACGTGTCGTGCGGGCACCACGGGCACGTGCAGGACTGATTGCGACACCGAGGGCACGCAGGCGTGCTCCACCGAGCGCTGCGTTTGGGAACCGACTTGCACTCCGCCCAACGAAGTGTGCAACGGAAGCGACGAGGACTGCGACGATTCGGCGGATGAGGGCGTCGGCGATGGCTGTGTCCAAAACACGTCGACGCAGTCGTGCACGACGTTGTGCAACTCGACCGGAACGTGGACCTGCGGTCGGGACTGCCGCTGGCCGACGTCCGCCGCGGACTGCGTCGTGCCCGACGAGACCTGCAACGGATTCGACGACGATTGTGACGACGCGGCTGACGAGGGGTGTCCGAGCTGCATCGGGTGCACTGGTGCGTTCCCGGTGAGCAACGGTGGAGACATCAGCCACTGGGGCGGACGCTACGGCCGCCCGGTGCAAGGCACTTCGGCCCACCGCCCCCGCAGCTGCGGCAAGACGGGCGCTGGGGACGGCCCCGAGGCGGTCTTGACGCTCACACTCGACGAGACGTCGGACGTGTTCATCACGACGCACCAGGCGATCGCGATGGGGATCGATACCGTCGTGTACGTCCGGGAATGCGCGTGCGGCGGCACCGAGATCGCGTGCAACGACGACGCCGGAGGGTTCCCGACGTCCGCTCTGACCCTGACAAATCGGCCGCGCGGGACCTATCACATCTTCGTCGACACTCCGGCGGGCACGAACGCGACGATTCCCATCGATGTCTACGTGAGCGCTCCGAGTGCGGCCTCGGATGGCTGCGGAAACCCCACGTACGTCCCCCTCGGCGCGAGCGTCTCGGGCACGACCGTAGGGTTCACCCACGACTACGACGTCGTCAATGTCGGCTTGGACAACGAGCCGCATCTCTGCCCGTACCCGCAGCTCGGGAACGGCGCCGATCGCGTGTTCTACGTCGTCGTGCCGGAGGCTCGCGTGCTGACGGCGAGCGAGTGCAATACCCAGACGCTCTACGACTCGATGTTGTACGTCCGATCGGTCTGCGAGAGCGATCTCGGAACGAGTCAGCTGGCGTGTGGCGACGACTCGTGCGAGCCGGGCAGTTCGGGCTGTGCGTGGTATCGGCCGCGGGCCAGCGTGATGGTCCAGCCCGGCGTGTACTACGTGTTCGTCGACACGGGACAGATCTCGACCTGTCAATCGGGAGCGTTCCGGCTCGACATCGCACCGTGA
- a CDS encoding tetratricopeptide repeat protein, with translation MSALHWPRSTTVITPSFAASHGASSATHRPQRIAVSGSRSAADVIAPVLRDDAPRSRARDRSASVRPREPEVPAADRETELDTRDRQTFAAAHALHFEGADPRLALRAWERYLAEFPAGRFVPEAEWNRALCLLRVGERERVIEALTPFAEGAHGGVRQREAHALLDALESH, from the coding sequence GTGAGCGCTCTGCACTGGCCGAGGTCTACGACCGTCATCACGCCGAGCTTCGCCGCTTCGCACGGCGCTTCGTCGGCGACGCATCGGCCGCAGAGGATCGCGGTGTCGGGGTCGAGGAGCGCGGCCGATGTGATCGCACCCGTCCTGCGCGACGATGCGCCGCGGTCAAGGGCGAGGGATCGATCCGCGTCGGTCCGCCCGCGCGAGCCGGAGGTTCCCGCCGCCGATCGCGAGACCGAGCTCGATACGCGCGACCGCCAGACGTTCGCTGCCGCGCACGCGCTGCATTTCGAGGGTGCCGACCCGCGGCTCGCGCTTCGCGCGTGGGAGCGCTATCTCGCCGAGTTCCCCGCCGGACGCTTCGTCCCCGAGGCCGAGTGGAATCGAGCGCTCTGCTTGCTGAGAGTGGGCGAGCGCGAGCGGGTGATCGAAGCACTCACGCCGTTTGCAGAAGGCGCGCACGGAGGCGTGCGTCAGCGCGAAGCGCACGCGCTGCTCGACGCGCTCGAGTCGCACTGA
- a CDS encoding serine/threonine-protein kinase — MGDYSDSVLDRRELSEHTQPEDAFCSIKISHRRKRPSRDGLGAVVAGRYVILDVIGRGGMGIVYRARDLKTDRIVALKAPRYERARHGTDFAQRLICEARALARVVDPNVVRVLDLVFEDAQQRRPVVVLEWIDGTPLDHEMEEPSVRGRRGIEIAMQLVQAISAVHRAGLVHRDVKPSNVCVSRERDGHCVRLVDFGLACPAQSQKDAEDLASCVGNARRASVFMGSASYMAPESMLDGRDTPSADYFSFGVLLHELFLGSRPRPVLERLHCALYGDDETDACVRQSGIPLPLARVISETLQWNTNSRLADSREILSLLREASRELPPAHEIGVD; from the coding sequence ATGGGCGACTACAGCGACTCGGTCCTCGACCGACGTGAACTCTCCGAGCACACGCAGCCGGAGGACGCATTTTGCTCGATCAAGATCTCGCACCGGCGGAAGCGGCCGAGTCGGGACGGCCTCGGGGCTGTCGTCGCTGGCCGCTACGTCATCCTCGATGTCATCGGGCGCGGGGGCATGGGCATCGTGTATCGCGCGCGTGATCTGAAGACGGATCGCATCGTCGCGCTCAAGGCACCGCGGTACGAACGCGCCCGTCACGGAACGGACTTCGCGCAGAGGCTCATCTGCGAAGCGCGCGCGCTCGCGCGCGTGGTCGACCCGAACGTCGTTCGCGTGCTCGATCTCGTGTTCGAGGACGCGCAGCAGCGGAGGCCGGTGGTCGTCCTCGAGTGGATCGACGGCACACCGCTCGATCACGAAATGGAGGAACCGAGCGTGCGAGGGCGGCGCGGGATTGAGATCGCCATGCAGCTCGTGCAGGCAATCAGCGCCGTGCATCGTGCAGGTCTCGTTCACCGAGATGTAAAGCCGAGCAACGTGTGCGTGTCGCGGGAGCGCGACGGGCACTGCGTACGGCTCGTCGATTTCGGCCTCGCCTGTCCGGCGCAATCGCAGAAAGATGCGGAGGATCTCGCCTCCTGCGTTGGGAACGCGCGTCGAGCGTCGGTGTTCATGGGATCGGCCTCGTACATGGCACCCGAATCGATGCTCGACGGCAGGGACACGCCGTCCGCCGACTATTTCTCCTTCGGCGTCCTGCTGCACGAGCTGTTCTTGGGTAGTCGCCCGCGGCCCGTGTTGGAGCGTCTCCACTGCGCGCTCTACGGTGACGACGAGACCGACGCTTGTGTCCGGCAAAGTGGCATCCCGCTGCCGCTCGCCCGGGTCATCTCGGAGACTCTGCAATGGAACACGAACTCGCGCCTGGCGGACAGTCGCGAAATTCTGTCGCTTCTGAGGGAAGCCTCCCGAGAGCTTCCGCCGGCACATGAAATAGGTGTCGACTGA
- a CDS encoding serine/threonine-protein kinase has product MPVKPGDTIGPYVVDSLLAEGGMGSVFRACNRVTGQFRAVKVVRAAFASDRDFVERFVREASIASQLRHPNLVETLEPGIDKDTIYLPMELLEGEPLSQRLARARQLPAAEVAAVLSPVCEAVQLLHDRGIVHRDLKPSNIFLQRSGALEIPKVIDLGTARDVRHTEHTQTGVLVGTLSYMALEQVEGRKDIDGRADQYALGVVAYEMLTGACPYEDDDTSSAMVKMLRGVPGVAPSFRVQDLPPELEAVVVRALALDREQRYPTIADFSAALSAACSAPARAVGPGTKATLATPIRAVRSSSMATRVATPSTRPSDALTPTAVHTPRVVSAAPALAPPPPSTPASLSLPAPTASAAIGASVAGVAGPPAPLASPSGSAPAPLPDIPFAAPPAAVPAPRVRSVRTILAVIVAATLVAVLVSPATRALWTRARVSESAQGPLIAVPSAPAGSAEHGAATSVPTSTAPAAPSPAATPPIEPNAQATSTVTASAAVPPTVVASTPSTTAASPTQAAPRGLSSTLADPTVIPPRSTVDSTPVAGMGATATSSSPRPTARTAPSDAATPARGMPGAGGVQHAPSARPARDSEHDQPCGAAVGIPCIE; this is encoded by the coding sequence GTGCCTGTGAAGCCGGGCGACACGATCGGTCCCTACGTCGTCGATTCGCTGCTTGCGGAAGGCGGGATGGGATCCGTCTTCCGTGCTTGCAACCGCGTCACTGGTCAGTTCCGCGCGGTCAAAGTGGTCCGTGCGGCGTTCGCGAGCGATCGCGACTTCGTCGAGCGGTTCGTACGCGAGGCGTCGATCGCATCTCAGCTTCGGCACCCAAACCTCGTCGAGACCCTGGAGCCCGGCATCGACAAGGACACTATCTATCTACCGATGGAGCTCCTCGAGGGCGAGCCGCTCAGCCAGAGATTGGCGCGCGCGAGGCAGCTCCCGGCGGCAGAAGTCGCGGCAGTCCTCTCTCCTGTGTGTGAGGCTGTGCAGCTCCTCCACGACCGCGGCATCGTGCACCGCGATCTCAAACCGTCGAACATCTTCCTGCAGCGCTCCGGTGCGCTCGAGATCCCAAAGGTGATCGATCTCGGCACCGCGCGAGACGTCCGACACACCGAGCACACGCAGACAGGCGTCCTCGTGGGCACGCTATCCTACATGGCGCTCGAGCAGGTCGAGGGGCGCAAGGACATCGACGGGCGCGCCGACCAATACGCACTCGGGGTGGTCGCGTACGAGATGCTGACGGGTGCCTGCCCCTACGAGGACGACGACACGTCCAGCGCCATGGTGAAGATGCTGCGTGGCGTGCCCGGCGTTGCGCCGAGCTTTCGGGTACAGGATCTCCCGCCGGAGCTGGAGGCGGTCGTCGTCCGCGCGCTGGCACTCGATCGCGAGCAGCGATATCCGACGATCGCCGACTTCAGCGCGGCGCTGAGTGCGGCGTGCAGCGCACCCGCGCGCGCTGTTGGTCCGGGAACGAAGGCGACGCTCGCAACGCCGATCCGCGCTGTACGATCGTCCTCGATGGCGACGAGGGTCGCAACTCCCTCCACGAGGCCATCCGACGCCCTGACGCCGACGGCCGTGCACACTCCGCGAGTCGTCAGCGCGGCGCCCGCTCTCGCACCTCCCCCTCCGAGCACGCCGGCATCGCTGAGCCTACCGGCGCCGACAGCATCGGCTGCCATCGGCGCGTCCGTCGCTGGCGTGGCCGGACCTCCCGCGCCGCTCGCATCCCCGTCGGGGTCGGCGCCTGCGCCGCTCCCAGACATTCCCTTCGCAGCACCGCCCGCCGCAGTGCCCGCGCCTCGCGTCCGTAGCGTTCGCACGATCCTCGCGGTCATCGTCGCCGCGACGCTCGTCGCAGTGCTCGTGTCGCCGGCGACGCGCGCGCTCTGGACCCGAGCCCGCGTGTCGGAGTCTGCGCAAGGACCGCTGATCGCTGTACCGTCGGCCCCCGCGGGTTCCGCCGAGCACGGCGCGGCGACAAGCGTGCCGACCAGCACCGCGCCCGCAGCACCGAGCCCCGCGGCAACCCCGCCGATCGAGCCGAACGCGCAGGCGACATCGACCGTCACGGCGAGTGCGGCCGTCCCGCCCACCGTCGTCGCATCGACTCCGAGCACCACCGCGGCTTCCCCGACGCAGGCTGCCCCGCGCGGACTGAGTTCGACGCTCGCCGATCCCACGGTCATCCCGCCACGATCGACCGTGGATTCGACTCCGGTCGCGGGCATGGGCGCGACCGCAACCTCGAGCTCGCCCCGACCGACCGCACGGACGGCGCCGAGCGATGCCGCTACGCCGGCGCGCGGGATGCCCGGCGCCGGCGGCGTGCAACACGCGCCGTCGGCGCGTCCTGCTCGCGACAGCGAGCACGATCAACCGTGTGGCGCCGCGGTGGGAATCCCGTGCATCGAATGA
- a CDS encoding lactonase family protein, with amino-acid sequence MDRLTSTRMPCKRVCMSPVRISRRASSDALLAVAHHGQCISRRRAQRSEGRRAAMSRRWSFLFFSAALSACSPTADTGTPLDAATPIDTGTSVDAATPIDGNAPLDAATPTDTGTSVDAATPIDGNAPLDAADAHVDPIDGGPARAQLAIVSTYLGGTFSYRVLADGALEAVSATALDAGAHFYGLAVHPSGGFAYAFDLDAGDIVGYAIASDGTLTHLASSPVHVGGHPIAGIVDPSGGFLYVGFDDGSTIRMLPIDAAGALDLAAAVTTTVDGSVSSFAMDASGHFLFVAYGAGIGVFARDAAGTLSPIGRATATTTVFGGSLALDASAAHLFNAHFAVRGFTVAASGTLTDVASHALSTDVGSDSHARSIVTDPSGHFLYGINMANGHVNAWSIEAATGLLTMIDSETTVSPCSIAVAPDGRFIYVADDLGTITVLARDAEGRLAPTGGTAPINGLQPQIVVIDAP; translated from the coding sequence ATGGATCGCCTCACTTCAACCCGCATGCCTTGTAAACGAGTGTGCATGTCTCCGGTCCGGATCTCGCGCAGAGCTTCTTCCGATGCTTTGCTCGCCGTCGCGCATCACGGTCAGTGCATCTCACGCCGACGCGCTCAGCGCTCGGAGGGCAGGAGAGCCGCCATGTCACGTCGTTGGTCCTTCCTGTTCTTTTCGGCCGCGCTGTCTGCTTGCTCGCCCACCGCCGACACCGGGACGCCGCTCGATGCCGCCACGCCGATCGACACGGGCACGTCCGTCGATGCGGCGACTCCGATCGACGGCAACGCGCCGCTCGATGCCGCCACGCCGACCGACACGGGCACGTCCGTCGATGCGGCGACTCCGATCGACGGCAACGCGCCGCTCGATGCCGCGGACGCGCATGTCGACCCCATCGACGGCGGGCCCGCGCGCGCGCAGCTCGCGATCGTCTCGACGTACCTCGGCGGCACGTTCAGCTATCGCGTGCTCGCGGACGGCGCGCTCGAGGCCGTGTCGGCGACGGCGCTCGATGCGGGCGCTCACTTCTACGGCCTCGCCGTGCACCCGTCGGGCGGCTTCGCCTATGCGTTCGATCTCGATGCGGGCGACATCGTCGGCTACGCCATCGCATCCGACGGCACGCTCACGCACCTCGCGAGCTCGCCGGTGCACGTCGGCGGTCATCCGATCGCGGGCATCGTCGATCCCAGCGGCGGCTTTCTCTACGTCGGCTTCGACGACGGATCCACGATCCGCATGTTGCCCATCGACGCGGCGGGCGCCCTCGATCTCGCGGCGGCCGTCACGACGACCGTCGACGGCTCGGTCTCGTCGTTCGCGATGGACGCGTCGGGTCACTTCTTGTTCGTGGCGTACGGCGCGGGCATCGGCGTATTCGCGCGCGACGCCGCGGGCACGTTGAGTCCGATCGGACGAGCGACGGCGACGACGACGGTCTTCGGCGGCAGTCTCGCGCTCGACGCGAGCGCCGCGCATCTGTTCAATGCGCACTTCGCGGTGCGTGGATTCACGGTTGCCGCGAGCGGCACGCTCACCGATGTCGCGAGCCACGCGCTCTCGACCGACGTGGGATCGGACTCGCACGCGCGCAGCATCGTGACCGATCCGAGTGGGCACTTCCTGTACGGCATCAACATGGCCAACGGCCACGTGAACGCGTGGTCGATCGAGGCCGCGACGGGCCTCCTCACCATGATCGACTCCGAGACGACGGTGTCGCCCTGCTCCATCGCCGTCGCGCCCGACGGCCGCTTCATCTACGTGGCCGACGACCTTGGCACGATCACCGTACTCGCGCGCGACGCCGAGGGACGCCTCGCGCCCACCGGCGGTACGGCCCCGATCAACGGCCTGCAGCCACAGATCGTGGTGATCGACGCCCCCTGA
- a CDS encoding recombinase family protein, with protein sequence MPARAPARSRRAGRCARDAPGGRRSPAFVVAKLDRLTRSVRDLGELLASHFAERSGVDLVSVAESIDTRSAAGRLVLNVLGMSRSGSAKRWRADARSDACEAVERRPLRVPRRLSARGAPRAQAGVTLTLRRSGPRLSPYQPARATQKARRIHRGHDAPSRSAVHCDAHFDAHPPAPAAEERRLPAVVRQSSCLGVTAHAGCGTIAHAG encoded by the coding sequence ATGCCGGCGCGGGCGCCGGCTCGCTCGCGACGAGCTGGCCGCTGCGCTCGCGATGCTCCGGGCGGGCGACGCTCGCCCGCGTTCGTCGTGGCGAAGCTCGACCGGCTCACGCGCAGCGTGCGCGACCTGGGCGAGTTGCTCGCATCGCACTTCGCGGAGCGCAGTGGTGTCGACCTCGTCTCAGTCGCCGAGTCGATCGACACGCGCAGCGCGGCCGGGCGGCTCGTCCTCAACGTGCTCGGCATGTCGCGCAGTGGGAGCGCGAAGCGATGGCGAGCGGACGCACGCAGCGATGCGTGTGAAGCGGTGGAGCGCAGGCCTCTGCGCGTTCCTCGCCGGCTGTCGGCGCGCGGCGCTCCGCGCGCGCAGGCGGGCGTCACGCTGACGCTTCGTCGTTCAGGGCCACGTCTCTCTCCGTACCAACCTGCGCGAGCGACGCAAAAGGCTCGGCGCATTCATCGTGGGCACGACGCGCCGAGCCGATCCGCAGTCCACTGCGACGCACACTTCGATGCGCATCCCCCTGCACCAGCAGCGGAGGAACGACGTCTTCCTGCAGTCGTCCGGCAGAGCTCGTGCCTTGGTGTTACCGCGCACGCTGGATGCGGGACGATCGCTCACGCTGGGTGA
- a CDS encoding metalloregulator ArsR/SmtB family transcription factor — protein sequence MAGAPKGARSEAELRLEELDRVMTALAHAARRHVLLVLRFRGGSMTAGEIASRFECSWPTTTRHLGVLVDAGLVRVRKRGRERIYELDAPALDRVVRGFLRWFRDEAASAPG from the coding sequence GTGGCCGGGGCACCGAAGGGCGCGCGCTCCGAAGCGGAGCTCCGCCTCGAGGAGCTCGATCGCGTGATGACCGCGCTCGCGCACGCCGCGCGTCGGCACGTGCTCCTCGTGCTCCGCTTCCGCGGCGGGAGCATGACCGCGGGCGAGATCGCCTCGCGCTTTGAGTGCAGCTGGCCGACGACGACGCGCCACCTCGGCGTGCTCGTCGACGCGGGCCTCGTTCGCGTGAGGAAGCGAGGGCGCGAGCGCATCTATGAGCTCGACGCCCCAGCGCTCGATCGCGTCGTCCGCGGGTTCCTGCGCTGGTTTCGCGACGAAGCGGCGTCGGCACCCGGATGA